A region of Nostoc sp. 'Peltigera membranacea cyanobiont' N6 DNA encodes the following proteins:
- a CDS encoding hydrogenase maturation protease: MLTIIGCGNLNRNDDAVGVIIAQRLQKYLAENPHPHVRVYDCGTAGMEVMFQARGSKQLVIIDASSTGSEPGAVFKVPGKELEAMPEPSYNLHDFRWDNALAAGRKIFQNDFPEDITVYLIEAANLSLGLELSPVVKHSADLVFEEVAALISQNIN, from the coding sequence ATGCTAACTATTATTGGTTGCGGCAATCTCAATCGCAATGACGACGCAGTAGGCGTAATCATTGCCCAACGCTTACAAAAATATCTAGCTGAAAACCCTCATCCTCATGTGCGTGTTTATGACTGTGGCACCGCAGGGATGGAAGTAATGTTTCAAGCTAGAGGTAGTAAACAATTAGTAATTATTGATGCAAGTTCAACAGGTTCTGAACCGGGTGCTGTGTTTAAAGTTCCAGGAAAAGAACTGGAAGCAATGCCCGAACCTAGTTATAACTTGCACGATTTTCGTTGGGATAATGCTTTAGCCGCCGGACGGAAAATCTTTCAAAATGACTTTCCCGAAGATATAACAGTTTATTTAATTGAGGCGGCAAATCTTAGTTTGGGACTAGAGTTAAGTCCTGTTGTCAAACATTCTGCTGATTTGGTTTTTGAAGAGGTAGCTGCACTTATCAGTCAGAATATTAACTAA